From Rana temporaria chromosome 7, aRanTem1.1, whole genome shotgun sequence, the proteins below share one genomic window:
- the LOC120944985 gene encoding E3 ubiquitin-protein ligase TRAIP, whose product MPIRALCTICSDFFDHQRDVSAINCGHTFHHHCLQQWFTSAPSRTCPQCRVQVSNRQIIHKLFFDVGLEDDSSLDAESLKNEVDRIKASLHVKEREKRECQDLVDSLRQVLDERNGTVECLERKIGDYEMLCTSLKKQMKFFDVQQAEAKAAKEEARKLRNKLRSLESIELLLQSRRHEVEEMVRDMGSGQSAVEQLAIYCVSLKKEYENLKEARKLSTDMTEKLKKELFAANHKAQKAEMELQKIKAELSASQKELQNTDREIMSLKKKVEFLQKTLSTPTATNEALSRLIFESPAPIGLERPKLRPPMLGEDVNLDLTFNIDTPEPNPSKPVIAPFKKLKLDQGNSPVKRQAKNTLQESKASKTVPGHIQVDEEDELTLPSFIKNSLMHKRPIGSMLPAQRNTGVVRMGFDGLGGRTKFIQTSPLTEIRPLPAKLKRKKVSRPVASSTSTSHQPRLEDFLK is encoded by the exons ATGCCGATCCGGGCTCTGTGTACGATCTGCTCCGACTTCTTCGACCATCAGAGGGACGTGTCCGCCATCAACTGCGGGCACACCTTCCACCATCACTG cCTCCAGCAATGGTTCACCTCCGCCCCGAGCCGGACTTGTCCGCAGTGCCGCGTCCAG GTGAGCAACCGGCAGATCATCCACAAACTCTTCTTTGATGTCGGCCTGGAGGATGACTCGTCGCTCGATGCCGAATCTCTGAAG aatgAAGTTGATCGAATAAAAGCCAGCCTTCACGTCAAAG AGAGGGAGAAGCGGGAATGTCAGGACTTGGTGGACTCTCTGCGTCAGGTTCTGGATGAGAGGAACGGCACCGTAGAATGCCTGGAGAGGAAGATTGGAGACTATGAGATGCTTTGCACATCACTGAAG AAACAAATGAAATTCTTCGATGTGCAGCAAGCAGAGGCCAAAGCTGCCAAGGAGGAGGCCCGAAAACTGCGCAATAAGCTGCGCTCTTTAGAAAG TATTGAGCTTCTGCTGCAATCCCGGCGGCATGAGGTGGAGGAAATGGTCAGGGATATGGGGTCCGGACAGTCTGCGGTGGAGCAGTTGGCCATATACTGCGTGTCGCTGAAGAA gGAATATGAAAACCTGAAAGAAGCTCGGAAATTATCGACCGATATGACGGAGAAGCTGAAGAAGGAATTGTTTGCCGCAAACCACAAG GCTCAGAAAGCAGAAATGGAGCTGCAGAAGATAAAGGCTGAGCTCAGCGCCTCCCAGAAGGAACTGCAAAATACGGATAGGGAAATTATG agTCTGAAGAAAAAAGTCGAATTCTTGCAAAAGACACTGAGCACCCCGACGGCGACCAACGAAGCCCTTAGCCGCCTGATATTTGAGAG CCCTGCTCCCATTGGACTAGAAAGGCCAAAACTCCGCCCACCAATGTTGGGTGAAGATGTAAACCTCGACCTCACCTTTAATATCGACACCCCGGAACCGAACCCATCCAAACCAGTAATCGCTCCCTTTAAGAAGTTGAAGCTCGATCAGGGAAA TTCTCCTGTGAAGCGTCAAGCAAAGAATACCTTGCAGGAGTCTAAAGCCTCAAAG ACTGTACCGGGTCACATACAAGTTGATGAGGAAGATGAACTGACGTTGCCGTCCTTCATAAAGAACTCTCTGATGCACAAGAGACCCATTGGGAGTATGTTACCTGCACAGCGCAACACAGGAGTG gtCAGAATGGGATTTGATGGTCTTGGTGGACGAACCAAATTTATTCAGACT AGCCCCTTGACTGAAATCCGGCCCCTCCCGGCCAAGCTTAAGAGGAAAAAGGTCAGCCGGCCAGTGGCGTCCTCCACCAGCACTTCCCATCAGCCGCGGTTGGAGGACTTCCTGAAGTGA
- the LOC120945990 gene encoding toll-like receptor 7 — translation MSVYGLIAYKQDKRHLRKCTLLLIFGVSASLGISPKFLPCDDEKNATVVICSKRELKYVPLITSDQVIEYDLSFNNLRHVTKRTFAGVLNLKKLNTSNNCQPTNLRPDKGKCWVIIDPDALIDLNQLEDLDLSGNSLTTIPPLPKNIKHLNLNLNNIDTLSEGDFAGLTKLTSLDVGWNCYYRNTCAREFSISEGALRDVTSLEILVLSFNNISSFPRNLPSSLTELYLAENKIWKIDKEDLCHLTKLQKLDVQWNCQRCDHAAQPCFPCQNDSALQLGPGAFDCLINLSNLNLRGNSLPTVNSSLFDKLSSLTDLDLSDNLLHLAKETFFSKLTKVRTLNLDFNFQTDRMYEKLVINPSAASMKSLRKISLVGYFFNILDSNSIQSLLTLPNLKEIYLRTNFILQTNLSMLLLNKNIQRVDLAGNLISFQQSNVTKIEFSTSFSSRREDYFDGWVDLQHDTNIQHEDHFDGWVDLQHDTNIQYEDTTKESPNCWHYNRSVDLSFNNLMALHSDDFVGMEDIECLDISYNYINQRLNGHQFGHLKSLHHLDLSYNRFDLYYYLAFSELPNLRILNLAHNEYQFMLKGVIHNLSFLQNLTNLIELNLNGNMIGLRITKELKNPSLERLFFRNNELMNLWQYGKQTYITLFTNFTRLKLLDISYNYLAVIPVKVLEHFPLSLETLIISHNNLYSFHWEKITYLVNLTHLDLSHNSLETLYSNMTTIRSKLTYLNLKSNKITFVNKEFFESFLELKSLYLGGNQIQTIDVNSFPKKLLQTLQYLDVQKNPFDCTCHTSWFIHFLMETKITVPGLATKMRCDAPDSMRGKLLLFMNPHSCQDLFGQASFLCSSLLVISWLLVTLTLKLFSWDLWYLSQVLLASIRRYSKLPGQSTEEYDAFVVFNTKDEAITDWVYHELLVQLEGHEMGRFNLCLEERDWLAGKSSIENLYDAIYKSKRTIFILDCEGFSTGVLCHAFLMSHQRLLDEKKDVVVLVILDHRMKMSRYLLTRKRICPTTFLVWPRNPKAHGYFWHRLRMLLRLDSQHSYDLRLQKQLAQ, via the coding sequence GACAAAAGGCATCTTCGAAAATGTACTCTACTGTTGATATTTGGGGTGTCTGCCTCACTCGGCATCTCCCCAAAGTTCCTCCCGTGTGATGATGAAAAAAATGCCACAGTTGTGATATGTAGTAAACGTGAACTCAAGTATGTCCCTCTGATCACATCAGACCAAGTCATTGAATACGACCTGTCCTTCAATAACCTGAGACATGTGACCAAAAGAACTTTTGCCGGTGTGCTAAATCTGAAAAAACTAAATACGAGTAACAACTGCCAGCCAACCAACCTGAGACCGGACAAAGGGAAGTGTTGGGTGATCATTGATCCTGATGCTTTGATTGATCTGAACCAACTAGAGGATCTGGACCTGAGTGGGAACAGTCTGACCACAATTCCTCCTTTACCAAAAAACATTAAACACTTAAATCTTAATCTCAACAACATTGACACACTGTCGGAGGGAGATTTTGCCGGATTAACCAAACTGACCTCGTTAGACGTAGGATGGAACTGTTATTACAGGAACACGTGTGCCAGAGAGTTTAGTATCTCAGAAGGTGCTCTCAGAGATGTCACCTCCCTGGAAATATTGGTGTTGTCCTTTAATAACATAAGTTCCTTCCCCAGGAACCTTCCTTCATCTCTCACAGAATTATATCTAGCAGAAAATAAGATCTGGAAGATTGACAAAGAGGACCTGTGCCACCTCACCAAGCTCCAGAAACTGGATGTCCAGTGGAATTGCCAGAGGTGTGACCATGCCGCCCAGCCTTGCTTTCCCTGCCAAAACGACAGCGCCTTGCAGCTTGGGCCTGGAGCTTTTGACTGCCTCATCAACCTCTCCAACCTCAACCTCCGAGGGAACTCACTTCCCACCGTGAACAGTTCTCTGTTTGACAAGTTGAGCAGCTTGACTGATTTAGATCTCTCGGATAACTTGCTACATTTAGCAAAGGAGACATTTTTCTCAAAGTTAACAAAGGTGCGAACCTTGAACTTAGATTTTAACTTTCAAACGGATCGAATGTATGAGAAATTGGTTATAAACCCCAGTGCCGCTTCCATGAAGTCTCTCAGGAAGATCTCCCTGGTTGGGTACTTCTTCAACATTCTAGATTCCAACAGCATTCAATCTCTGCTCACATTGCCAAACCTGAAGGAAATTTACCTTAGAACAAACTTTATCCTACAGACCAACCTGAGCATGCTTTTGTTAAACAAGAATATTCAAAGAGTTGATTTAGCTGGAAATCTGATCTCTTTCCAACAAAGCAATGTAACAAAAATTGAATTCTCAACTTCCTTTTCTAGTCGACGTGAGGATTACTTTGATGGTTGGGTAGACCTTCAACATGACACAAACATACAACATGAGGATCACTTTGATGGTTGGGTGGACCTTCAACATGATACAAACATACAATATGAGGATACTACAAAAGAAAGTCCAAACTGCTGGCATTATAATCGGTCAGTTGACTTATCATTTAATAATCTGATGGCTCTTCACTCAGATGACTTTGTGGGAATGGAAGACATCGAATGCCTGGACATTAGCTACAACTACATCAACCAACGTCTAAATGGTCATCAGTTTGGGCATTTAAAGTCGCTGCACCATTTGGATCTCTCGTACAACAGATTTGACTTGTACTATTACTTGGCTTTTAGTGAACTACCAAACCTCAGGATAttaaatctggcccataatgaatATCAGTTCATGCTAAAAGGTGTAATCCACAATCTCAGTTTCCTTCAAAATCTCACCAATCTGATCGAACTGAACCTGAACGGCAATATGATTGGCTTGCGTATAACAAAAGAACTCAAGAACCCCTCACTGGAGAGACTTTTTTTCAGGAATAACGAGTTGATGAATTTGTGGCAATATGGTAAACAGACATACATTACTCTGTTTACCAACTTCACCCGTCTGAAGTTACTGGACATCAGCTACAATTACCTAGCGGTCATCCCAGTAAAAGTTTTGGAACATTTTCCTTTGTCGCTTGAAACTCTCATCATCTCTCACAATAATTTGTATTCCTTCCACTGGGAGAAGATCACCTATCTAGTCAATCTTACCCACCTGGATCTCAGTCATAACTCCCTGGAAACTCTTTATAGCAACATGACCACCATCAGAAGCAAGCTCACCTACTTAAATCTGAAatctaacaaaattacatttGTAAACAAAGAATTCTTTGAATCGTTTCTGGAGCTCAAGTCCCTGTACCTAGGTGGAAACCAGATTCAAACCATAGACGTGAACAGTTTCCCAAAGAAGCTCCTCCAAACTTTACAATACTTAGATGTGCAGAAAAACCCGTTTGACTGTACTTGTCACACCAGTTGGTTCATCCATTTCCTGATGGAGACAAAGATCACAGTTCCCGGCCTTGCCACCAAAATGAGATGCGATGCACCGGACAGCATGAGAGGTAAGCTTCTACTCTTCATGAACCCGCACTCGTGTCAAGACTTGTTTGGCCAAGCTTCATTTTTGTGTTCATCTCTTCTGGTGATTTCCTGGTTGTTGGTTACCCTAACCTTAAAGCTTTTTTCATGGGACTTGTGGTACCTGAGTCAGGTGCTTTTGGCATCCATCAGACGTTATTCAAAGCTACCAGGACAGTCAACGGAGGAGTATGATGCCTTCGTAGTGTTTAATACAAAGGATGAGGCCATAACTGACTGGGTCTACCATGAGCTTTTGGTGCAGTTGGAGGGTCATGAAATGGGGAGGTTTAACTTATGCCTGGAGGAAAGAGATTGGCTAGCTGGAAAATCGAGCATTGAGAACCTTTATGATGCCATATATAAAAGCAAGAGAACGATCTTCATTCTTGATTGTGAAGGATTTAGTACTGGTGTCCTCTGTCATGCCTTCTTAATGTCCCACCAAAGACTACTGGATGAGAAGAAGGATGTGGTGGTTCTGGTGATTCTCGATCACCGGATGAAAATGTCTCGTTATTTACTGACCAGGAAAAGGATTTGTCCAACAACATTCTTGGTCTGGCCAAGGAACCCCAAAGCACACGGCTACTTCTGGCACCGCCTTCGGATGCTCCTAAGACTAGACAGTCAGCATTCCTATGACCTCCGCCTTCAAAAACAGTTAGCCCAGTAG